Sequence from the Xiphophorus couchianus chromosome 23, X_couchianus-1.0, whole genome shotgun sequence genome:
AGGCTGATTTCCAGTTCAATCTGAGTCTGATGATCCTCGTCGAtctgaaacagaaccacaggTCAGCAGGTTCTCCTAAATCAGAACCACCGGGTTCCCCTCGGGTTCTCCTGCGGGTCGATCCACCTCGAATACGTCCAGGTAGTTGTCGATCAGATCCTCCACAATCTTCACCTCGTGCTCGCCCTTCCCGTCGGTCTGAAACAAGCTGGGAGCGAACAGCAGCGACAGGTTCTTGGTGCACATCTGATTCAGGTCGGCGCACTTCTGGACCCTGATGAAGACGAGATGGGTCAGAACCGAGAACTGCTCCCTCCCGCCAAAGCTGCTGATGATGGTGAAGACCCTGACCTGTAAAGATGGCTGATGAGAGCGGCCAGAGTGGTCCGGTTGACCCGAGGAAGGCTCCGGATGATCTCCTTGTAGCGGTCCAACCGGGAACGCTTCTGAGGAAGTTCTGAACGGGAAACAAGACTGTTGATCAGGATTCACTGCTCCAAACagtcaggttctggttctgtttccatggtaacaacTTCATTAAAGTTGAACCCAAACCAGAATCCTCTAGCACGCTAGCTTCATATTTAgctagttagcaagctaaatatttaattcagaactaaacatttaattggcAACTTGTTTGGAAATTATACATtcagctagcaagctaaatatttattcagcaggctagctagcaagctaaatatttattcagcaggctagctagcaagctaaatatttattcagcaggctagctagcaagctaaatatttattcagcaggctagctagcaagctaaatatttggcaaGTTTAGTAGTTGTTTTCAAATTGTACTTTGgaaaaaattgggaaaaatgaactaaaacgccctgcaaaatgtgattttccaCTGGAAACTCTGATTACCCCCAGTTACAACTGAAGACGGATGTTACGTTTCAATATGGCTAACATCTAAACATttgggaactaaatatttagtgaaaaattaaatgtttagtttggaaaatagTTTGCAGGCTAAATATGTAGCAtcctaattaaatatttagttagcttgctagctaaatatttaacttgctaattaaatatttatactcAAACTGTGatgtttataaatgaataaataggcctgtcacgataacaaattttgctgagtgattaattgtctcaaaaattattgcgataaacgataatattgtttgaagacgtttttacactgatttaatggaaatgatgtaataatgatgtgatttcctgccaaagataaatacactttattttcaaaagaatatttaacactggagctgataaacaaaataaacaaaacaaccaaaaacaaaatggattctcagtctccattaacaaaaaatgtacttgataaaaactaaacaacataaagccaaagtggaaataaatactgcattcaaccaaaagagtgcagattatgaagtctgtatattatgttgcccttcagtaataattagatgtaaatagagaagatgggcacatcgactacctgatgcaataattcacactacatgattttttgctcctatttttccccttataacaatcttaaaacgttggtctttctaagattgtgtggtgtgttatggtagatcgtcgttgccgctccgatataaatcaggggttttccccgactgggatcttaatgcagcatgttgaatgtgacaggtagccaatcagaaagcagggattctcctccgtgttttctgagggaaattacagaggggaatcccaaacagctgacacggcgcaacccgaagtccagcggacattggagatgatatgtggaaacaacattaatgtttattcaacatgcaaagaatatagaaatgacaagaggaggagttggagccaaattgctactgcagttgataaacccggtaacttttcagctgtttacAATCGGCGCCCCCTAGAGGAGTGTTCTGCACGAGCCGGACTCACTGGCTGCCTCCTGCCACAGCGGGTGCAGCTCGGCCATGAAGATCGGGTCGTCGATCTCTCTGAAGAACCTCTTCAGAACGTCCGTCACATCTTCAATGAAGTGGTCGCCGATCCGCAGTTTGACGTTCCGGGCGTCTTTCCGGAACTCGTCCATCAGCAGCCGGATCCTGGATTTGGCTCCGTTCTTCCTGTAGATCCCTTCATGGCCCAGACCTGCAGGGAACCAGAACCGTGAGCCGAGAGGTTCTGTAGCCGGCCGGGTCCGGAGCGGTTCTACTCACCGTACTGCGTGATGAAGGCGATGCAGCTGTCCACAATGATGGGAATGTCGTTGCGGCTCATCTGCTGCTCCCGCAGCGCGTTCCCTTTCCCGCCTGCCGCCTGCCGGATGTCCAAGAGCCACAGCGAGAAGTCGGAGCGACACACACCCTGCAGGTGTAGAGTCCTGACCAGAACAGAACTGGAGATGAACCCGAACAGAACCTGAACAGAACCGGTAAGACATGGTGGAGCCGGATTGCACCTTGTCTCACCTTCCCTTCTCCACCAGAACCAGGATGTCTTTCTTCTCCTGATTCTCACTCTCCGAGGTGATAccttcaacacaaacacagacactgaAACCactagaaccagaacccggACCAGGACCCGGACCGGGACACTGACTCAGTTCCTGCAGCCGGTTCAGGTTGACGATGTCCTCGGCTGCGCCGTCGGTCCGGGGACAGACGAACAGGTTGGACTTCTGCAGGACGAAGTAGGCCTCTTTCCACTGCTGCGGGTCCAACATGGCCCGGTACCGCAGCAGCCCGACACGCTCAAACTCCCGGGTCAGCAGGCAGTGACAGCTGAGCGGTGTGGCGGCCTGCCGACCACAGCGGAACAGAATCCACTTATTCTCCTTATTTTTCTCACAGACTTACAGGATCTGATCAGATACGTTTGTTCTGGTTTCTGTGGATCcgaacagaaccaaaaccaagaCGTGAGGCGGGTCAGACCTGTCCGATGGCTTTGGTCCAGCTGTGCAGCTCGTCGGCCGTCTCTAACCCGAACAGGAACAGCTTCTCCGACGCCACGTACAACTCAAAGGTGTAGCGGAACCTGCAGGATGGACCGAGTAGAACCGTCGGGATCAGACCAAGCAGAACCGTTGTGTTCAGACGGAGCCCTGCAGGGGGCGGCGTGGAGCTGAGCACCGACCTGTCGATGAAGCCATTGTTGTTGCTGGCGGAATCGGGTCGGCCGACTCCCAGACACACAATGTCCTTCGCGTCGATCTGCAGGCACGGTTCGGCCGAGTGGTCCGACTCGTACAGAACCAGGGACCGGTCCACGGAGCACCAGAACTTCTGGAAGTCTGAAAGGAGAACAGATTGGGTTTGTTGCCGCAGCAGAACACGGCCCAGACCGGTCTGGTCGCTTGGCGGTTCGTTCTTCAGGAGTTGTCCGACCTTCCCGGGTTTTCCTGGACAGCGTCCCCCTGCTGAGCGAAGACGCCTTGTAGAGGAAGCCGGAGTGAAGGACGGGCTGCATGATCTCATCGTACACGCTGGGATCTGCAACCAGAGCCAGACGGCCGTTCAGTTATTTCCTGTTCCATCGTCCGGTCCCTGATTGGACCAGAGCCACGCAGCCTCTCCATGGTGTGACGCTCCCTGCTGCAGTTAGGGGGCGCCCTGCAGTCAGTGGGTTGGAGAGCTAAATTCTCTGTGTCTGACCAACTCCTTCAGGAGGATCGGTCCCAACGGTCAGACAGGCTAAACCACATCTACTGAGCAGCTGGTGCTGCAAGTTTATAACCTCTGGTAACTTAGTAACCGCTAGCTACCATCAGGAACCGCTAGTAAACATTAGGAACTGTTTGTAACTGTTTGTCAGTAACCTTCATTAATTGTTGGTAACCGGTAGTAACCATCAGTAAGTTTTAGTAATGGTCAGTAACATTAGTAACCATCATTAACTGTTTATTTgttgagtttaaaaatgttttgtttgcatcCTGTGACTGATTTTTAAGATCTTCTGTAAtcagttttaaagtttcctcTTGATTTTAACGAGCGGTTCTGCTCTGACCGACCTCATGGCACCAGGAGCCTCACCTGCAGGGCTCagctgctgccgccgctgctGGAGGTCGTCCGGGTCGCCAGCGAGCCGGGCCGCCTCCAAGAAAATCTGAGTGACGGTTTTCAGGAGCGTCTGCTCAGAGACGGCGGAGCAGAGGACCTGCGGGACACACGGAGAACGAGGCGTTCACTGCCGTGGGACAAACGGCTGCCAGCTGAGCGGGTCACAAACCCAGAAACATGTTAAAGCTCATCAGTCTGATAATGAAGCAGCCTCCCTGCAGATGTAACAGGGAAACCCCTCCAGGCTGAccttcagcagctcctcctggcTGCTGAACGCCGGGTGGACCCGGCGGAACCGGCCCTCTCTGTACTTCTGAGTGATGAAATCCCGCCGCTGCTCAGGCGATGCGTCACGGTCCAGCTCCTCGGACACAGGGAGGCGCGCCGCCCAGAAGTCATTGGCCCGGTCGTTCCCCAGCATGATGAacagctgacacacacacaccccgtcaGAACTTCCTCCAGCGGATCAGAACCTGCAACCCCACCTGGACGGATGATGGAGGCTCACCTGAACAATCTCGTTGCTCCAGACGCTGGTGTCGAGTTTCAGACTCTGGACCTTAGAGACCATCGTCCCCAGACCTCTATGCtgccctgcacacacacacacacacacacacacacacacacacagtacgtCTTTCTATCTTCAAAGACCTTGACAAAGACTTCCATGTTTTTCCATAacgtgacctttgaccctaaAACAGGAGTAGTAACCGCCGGATACTCTGGACCGGCTACTGACCGTCAGATCGATTCTGACCCAGAAGTTGCTCTACTGGGCCTACCTGCACAGTTCTTACAGATGACCACACACAGGTTGATGGAGGCCCAGTCCGGGTTCTGGGCCTTGCAGTCGGCGCAGGTCCGGTTGGACCGGTTGGACCAGATCTTCTCGGCGACCTCGTAGTCCGACAGCGTCTCGGCGATGGCTTCCTGCAGCGCCTCCATCCAGTCCCGCTTGTCGCGGTCCGACTCGGCCGTGAAGctggagagagagggagaaagggCCTGATGTGAACTGGGTCACCAGAACCTCACCTGGGGAGGGGATCTACCTGGAGGGGCAGGGCCTACCTGAAGGTTTTATACGGCGTGATGAGGTCGAAGCTCCGGTGTTTCCCGTCCCGGATCGTCGCTCCGCGGGCCTCGATGACGGTGATGCCGATCCCATTCCTGAAGCACTGCGGACAGAGACCGGACCAGAACACCACTGTGTCAATTCCTGTCACCTTTGACCCCTTCCTCACCTGCCGGCGGGTCGGCTCACCTGCTCGCTCTTGTGGAGCCAGATCTGGTCGGTGTTGATGGCGGCGTAAACTCTGGACTTGGTTCCTTTGAGCTCCAAGGCGCCGTGTTTCTGGCAGTGTGATCCGGGTCCGAAGCGGCGCCGCCCAAACACCTGGTGGTCCCGGACGTGTTCCTGCAGGGTGGCCACCCAACGCCGCCTAAGTGCTGCCATGGCACAGCAGGAAGCAGtcgtcaccatggcaacagcagaaacaggaaggaacTGAGCTCTTAGGTTTTTAAACTCCGCCCCCAAACGGTTCggtttttgtttcagtctgaATTTGGTTCTTATGATTCATTTGGACAGTTCTTTTAAAACGTTCACCGTGTAGAGCAcccccacagcatcatgctgccaccaccatgtttgaaagtgaaacattttgaaaacaaaactcgtttcaggtttttttcaccatataaattttatatatacatatttatccACACATAGATGGATAGATTTATAGATAGCTCCCACTAAGTGGAAGTGATTCACGCCATTGTGATCcaccatcttggtaggcaaacTCAGAGCGCACCTGAATCATGGCCtccagaccaacaaaaagaaaatacatcgACTCTCTTAACTAATGAAGAGAAATTAACAAAATGCTTCAGGATGGACCTGTATGAGACACAGAATGTGGCTTATTTcctgtttccatagcaacttaATAGCAACTGTCATGACAGCTATGGatacctaccaagatggctgtcagctaTTAAGTTCCTGGATGTGTGACATCACATAAGAACTATTAATTCACTAAAGGTGAGgtggaaacacattttcaggAAAAGTATGACGAAGCGAATGCTGCCATCTACTGGTTGGTCACCACCTTAATAGAGGAACCACAGTGGAAACTATGCTAGCTAGCAGCCTCTACTTACAGGAAGTAGTAGCATCGGATGACATCACGCTCTGTAACCAGCAGACGGAAACACCACAAGTTcacctttttgttctttttagaaacttttaaaagtttccaCCAAAGTTGCCTGACAGTCGGATGGAAACATGACTCATGGATAGATTTAGATCAATTATGTCAGTTTAAACCGGACAAGGTGTATGAAAACTTGTGGCTGTAAATGGACCTTCAGCAGGAAGCAGAATCATTAACTTCCTGTCTGCGAGTCTCACTTTCGTTTTCGGTCCGAAACACGAAGATCCGGTGACTCGTCACGATCTCAAACTTGTTGTCTTTGGCTGGGCGGGCCATCTGGATGGCAGCCAATGGGATCACTCCTTTAGGGTAAACATCCTGAAAGAACACAGAGGGGAGAAGTCAAAGGTCAAACACCTGAAGCAGCTGGAGAGCTGATGGCAGGAGATTTCCTGAACCAAACGgttcttctttttgtctgttgacttatttgttatattttattttctggaagGGTTCTGTGTTCCTCCTTTGGTCAGACCGACCCAAAATGACCCGGTTTGACCCGGTGATGTTGATCTGAACCGGACAGGGATTCCTACCTTCTCACTGCCGAAGTACATCAGATTTTTCCCGTCAAACTTCACAAAACGTTTCTGGAAAACATAATTcctgaaacaaagaaacatctgGATTAACAGGCCGACCCAAACCCGACACGACCTCTGGTTCCGATTCAAACGCAGCGCACCCACCCCGCCCCGCCCCGCCCTCAGCCTGAAGAGGACAGACACACccagcagaggaggaagaggaggaagaggagaggcaGCTCCACAGGCAGGAGGAGACACAGGGAGGAGCAAAGAGGAGGAGACGCAGCACAACACCCACCGATGACCTCCGAcccctgaacacacacacacacacagaaacctgTGAAGccaggtgagaaaaacaaagccCAGTTTGAGCAGGTATGGAAATCAAACGCGCCTCTGTGTTGGCATGGAGACGATTACAGAAAGAgttcagaaaatgtaatatttcagcGAAACCTTTCGCGTGCGGACACAAGCTTTGGTAAAGTTATTTTATCTATATGGCACATTTTCAGTAAGAACGCTAGCTAAtgaaaaattcaagatggcCGTAAAGTGTGCCAATATTTACTCCAGATGAATTATTTTGGTTTCGGATCAAATCTGGACACATGTTATGTATGAAGCACCTCCCAGTTGTCCCTTTGTATAAATCAAACGCACCCCTGTGGCGACAGTTTGTCCAGGCAGCCGCTGATGATGGGCGGGGCTCTCTCGGTCAGGGAGGCGTAGCTGGCGTAGGGCGAGATGGTGAGGTCGTCGTCCGCCTCGGGGGGGAAGGAGGAGCAGTGGAGAGGGGGCGGAGCTTCGCCCACGGCGCTGAAACCCGGAGCGTCTCCGGAGAGAAACGCCTGCGACAGCCGCTCCGTCCAGGAGAACTTGTGGCTCCTGGAGGTGGAAACAGAGTTGGGTgatctggttctgacccggatCAGTATTCAGAACCATAATCCCGGCTTCTCTCTGGTTCAGAACCTGATCTGATAAATGGACCCGGTTTATTCAGTCCTGATCTGGAGGAAAGACGGACCTGCTGACTGGAGAACTTTAGGGCTGTGGTTCTGAGAAGGTTCTGGTAAACTGGACCTGGATTAGGAATCCCTGCAGATGACCCAATTCTCTGACTGACTGAAAGGAGCTAAATCCCAAACATTCCCAGTTCTGGTGGTCCAGCAGAAcctgttcctggttctggtttgttCAGCTTTACCCATGATCCTCAGCGGCTCTCCCCTCCTCTGCCCGGGCTTCTGTGCCGTCGGATCGGCTCCGGTCGCTCTGCAGAATAAACCGGTCGGTCAGCACACGGTGAGGCGGGGGCGGGGGCGGGGCGGGGGCGGGGCTTGGTGTCTCACCTCAGAGGCGGTCGGCGACCTCCGGTTCTGGAAAACAGCCTCGCAGTACGGACTAATCTCCTCTGGGTCGTCTGTGGAGGCTGGAAGTCAGAAGACAAAGATTGGACTGGGTCAGGTTCTGGTTTTGCTCTGATCCAAAAGtaccagaaccaccagaacccaGACTGACCTCTGGCGGATCCTGAGGAGTTGTTGCTCAAAGTGCTGCCACTGAAAACCCAAATAATCACTGTTGTTACTACAGTTGTTTCTTTGCCtccatgaatgtttttgttttaaaactttgttgctGTTCAAACgtcaaaatgatgaaaataaaaatcatgtttaagCATTTGGTCAAATATTCCAACCTCAGCCACGTCCAAcgtcagtgtctgacctcaccaACACCCTCATGTAACAAGCATGGATCCTGGAGACCCACCTGTTCCTGTCCAAGTTCTGGTTCCGGTCCGGATTTCTGGGCGGTGTCGGCGGAGCTGCCTGTTGGCTGCAGTAACTCCTCCCTCCACTGGGGGCAGCAGAGCTGGGATTGGTGCCCCAGTAGATCTCGTTGGAGACCATCTCCATGCTCCCCCCTCCGGGAGAACCCGACGACCCAGAGATTCTGGTACCGTCCAAACCTCCTGGTAAGCCCGGAAGAGACGATAGCGGTTGCCTCTCTGCGGAGGAGGGGGGCGGAGTCAGGGAGGCGGCGGGGCCCCGGCTCAACCTTGGCGGGACGGGCGGTACCGACCCAGCTGCGTCGGACAGAGAGAGGCTGCGGCCGGGCCGGGTTCTGCCCACCTGTCTGGGTCTGCGGCCATCTGTGGGCGTGGCCTGTGAGGTCAGACCTTCCAGGACGGTGAAGCAGATGGATTCCTGGGAAAGCCTCCGGTCCGCTGGCGCCGCCACGTCCGGTGCAGTGCTGAATTGGACCGGCGCCGTCCTGCGGCGGTTGAAGACGGTTCTGGGTTTGGGGACGGGTTTCATGGCCGGGCCGTTCCTGTGGTCCAGGCTGGCTGCACTTCCTGGTGCGAGCGCTCGGCGGCGCGACGTGGCGATGCTTCCTCCCTGCGACGGGTCACATGGGAGACctgcgctctgattggctcGTTGGGCCTCCCTCCGCTGGATGAGGCTGACCAGGCGCAGGATCCTCTTCCTGTGTCCCGTGGCGGCTACGCCCAGACTGACCAGAGCGTCATGGTCCAAGTGGACGCAGTCTCTGGCCAATAGCAGGCCAGCTCGGCGGAAGGTGTCCAGGTACCTGCAGGGAGTCGCGCTGAAGGTCACACGGTGTCTAAGGGTCAAAGGATGCCACATGGCGGCGGCCTCACCTGTCCAGGTGGATGGAGGCCAGGAAGGTTTCAACCGCTGAGCTTCCGTCCAGCGTTGCCATGGTGACCAGCATGGAGTCTGGACCGGGCTTCATCTCCTCCGCCAGCAGGAAGCTCTGCGGCCATCACGGACCTACAGCCGGGCCGGACGGCAGCTGCTCATCTGAGGGAGACAGAACCAACCCGTTACCCtgggaaccagaaccaacaggaAAATctcagaccagaaccagaacatctggacCTAGGTTCTGGTTTTGGAGGATCCTGAAGTCATTTTGTTGCAGTGAATTTCATTCAGAGTAAAGAGACTGGATTTTaaaagcacaccacacttttcagattttttcccaGTTCTtctaacatttgttttggtCGGTCACAGAAACTCCAGACACAgccgacctttgacctctgtgGAGCAAGAGCAGGGTCTGAACCCTAAAACATTCCACCCAACAGGAAGTAACATGACCTCAGGACATTCCAGCTCCAGGAGCGGCCCAGTTcctcaccagaaccagaaccaa
This genomic interval carries:
- the arap3 gene encoding arf-GAP with Rho-GAP domain, ANK repeat and PH domain-containing protein 3 isoform X2, which gives rise to MKPGPDSMLVTMATLDGSSAVETFLASIHLDRYLDTFRRAGLLLARDCVHLDHDALVSLGVAATGHRKRILRLVSLIQRREAQRANQSAGLPCDPSQGGSIATSRRRALAPGSAASLDHRNGPAMKPVPKPRTVFNRRRTAPVQFSTAPDVAAPADRRLSQESICFTVLEGLTSQATPTDGRRPRQVGRTRPGRSLSLSDAAGSVPPVPPRLSRGPAASLTPPPSSAERQPLSSLPGLPGGLDGTRISGSSGSPGGGSMEMVSNEIYWGTNPSSAAPSGGRSYCSQQAAPPTPPRNPDRNQNLDRNSGSTLSNNSSGSARASTDDPEEISPYCEAVFQNRRSPTASESDRSRSDGTEARAEEGRAAEDHGSHKFSWTERLSQAFLSGDAPGFSAVGEAPPPLHCSSFPPEADDDLTISPYASYASLTERAPPIISGCLDKLSPQGGRRSSVGVVLRLLLFAPPCVSSCLWSCLSSSSSSSSAGNYVFQKRFVKFDGKNLMYFGSEKDVYPKGVIPLAAIQMARPAKDNKFEIVTSHRIFVFRTENETLRRRWVATLQEHVRDHQVFGRRRFGPGSHCQKHGALELKGTKSRVYAAINTDQIWLHKSEQCFRNGIGITVIEARGATIRDGKHRSFDLITPYKTFSFTAESDRDKRDWMEALQEAIAETLSDYEVAEKIWSNRSNRTCADCKAQNPDWASINLCVVICKNCAGQHRGLGTMVSKVQSLKLDTSVWSNEIVQLFIMLGNDRANDFWAARLPVSEELDRDASPEQRRDFITQKYREGRFRRVHPAFSSQEELLKVLCSAVSEQTLLKTVTQIFLEAARLAGDPDDLQQRRQQLSPADPSVYDEIMQPVLHSGFLYKASSLSRGTLSRKTREDFQKFWCSVDRSLVLYESDHSAEPCLQIDAKDIVCLGVGRPDSASNNNGFIDRFRYTFELYVASEKLFLFGLETADELHSWTKAIGQAATPLSCHCLLTREFERVGLLRYRAMLDPQQWKEAYFVLQKSNLFVCPRTDGAAEDIVNLNRLQELSITSESENQEKKDILVLVEKGRTLHLQGVCRSDFSLWLLDIRQAAGGKGNALREQQMSRNDIPIIVDSCIAFITQYGLGHEGIYRKNGAKSRIRLLMDEFRKDARNVKLRIGDHFIEDVTDVLKRFFREIDDPIFMAELHPLWQEAAKLPQKRSRLDRYKEIIRSLPRVNRTTLAALISHLYRVQKCADLNQMCTKNLSLLFAPSLFQTDGKGEHEVKIVEDLIDNYLDVFEIDEDHQTQIELEISLITSWKDTQVSPTMCAEELTNQVLYMRNVPAGERDVWMTFEAIEDGQLERPLHPKEKVLEQALQWCKMADPSSAHLLVKRVPIEGLNILTSYRCDVMKVGLLRCREEPPKLLQGNRFQERTFQIRNHKLLLLKDRRSIKPEKEWPLKTMRIYIGIRRKLKAPSRWGFTVMSDKHQLFLCCSSEAELWDWVTSFLRAQNDDPGPPVLRRHSSSDISKQKFGTMPLVPIRGDESNSSMLSAKQTLRKLHDRRTLSMYFPMKIQQDSFGERAESPDLPEPLYEEVGDFGLQVLKSLETSFRSSRVAETQEVPDRHTRLVLSESGRLDHVAAAPGVRSVGSSLETLERSGSSSGADCSSLGPPAEGGAGCSSLGPPAEGGMRPGDCTASQELLLQELSSAFIRRSEEEEKLYDV
- the arap3 gene encoding arf-GAP with Rho-GAP domain, ANK repeat and PH domain-containing protein 3 isoform X1 gives rise to the protein MKPGPDSMLVTMATLDGSSAVETFLASIHLDRYLDTFRRAGLLLARDCVHLDHDALVSLGVAATGHRKRILRLVSLIQRREAQRANQSAGLPCDPSQGGSIATSRRRALAPGSAASLDHRNGPAMKPVPKPRTVFNRRRTAPVQFSTAPDVAAPADRRLSQESICFTVLEGLTSQATPTDGRRPRQVGRTRPGRSLSLSDAAGSVPPVPPRLSRGPAASLTPPPSSAERQPLSSLPGLPGGLDGTRISGSSGSPGGGSMEMVSNEIYWGTNPSSAAPSGGRSYCSQQAAPPTPPRNPDRNQNLDRNSGSTLSNNSSGSARASTDDPEEISPYCEAVFQNRRSPTASESDRSRSDGTEARAEEGRAAEDHGSHKFSWTERLSQAFLSGDAPGFSAVGEAPPPLHCSSFPPEADDDLTISPYASYASLTERAPPIISGCLDKLSPQGGRRSSVGVVLRLLLFAPPCVSSCLWSCLSSSSSSSSAGNYVFQKRFVKFDGKNLMYFGSEKDVYPKGVIPLAAIQMARPAKDNKFEIVTSHRIFVFRTENETLRRRWVATLQEHVRDHQVFGRRRFGPGSHCQKHGALELKGTKSRVYAAINTDQIWLHKSEQCFRNGIGITVIEARGATIRDGKHRSFDLITPYKTFSFTAESDRDKRDWMEALQEAIAETLSDYEVAEKIWSNRSNRTCADCKAQNPDWASINLCVVICKNCAGQHRGLGTMVSKVQSLKLDTSVWSNEIVQLFIMLGNDRANDFWAARLPVSEELDRDASPEQRRDFITQKYREGRFRRVHPAFSSQEELLKVLCSAVSEQTLLKTVTQIFLEAARLAGDPDDLQQRRQQLSPADPSVYDEIMQPVLHSGFLYKASSLSRGTLSRKTREDFQKFWCSVDRSLVLYESDHSAEPCLQIDAKDIVCLGVGRPDSASNNNGFIDRFRYTFELYVASEKLFLFGLETADELHSWTKAIGQAATPLSCHCLLTREFERVGLLRYRAMLDPQQWKEAYFVLQKSNLFVCPRTDGAAEDIVNLNRLQELSITSESENQEKKDILVLVEKGRTLHLQGVCRSDFSLWLLDIRQAAGGKGNALREQQMSRNDIPIIVDSCIAFITQYGLGHEGIYRKNGAKSRIRLLMDEFRKDARNVKLRIGDHFIEDVTDVLKRFFREIDDPIFMAELHPLWQEAAKLPQKRSRLDRYKEIIRSLPRVNRTTLAALISHLYRVQKCADLNQMCTKNLSLLFAPSLFQTDGKGEHEVKIVEDLIDNYLDVFEIDEDHQTQIELEISLITSWKDTQLSQAGDLIIEVYLEMKIPDCCVTLKVSPTMCAEELTNQVLYMRNVPAGERDVWMTFEAIEDGQLERPLHPKEKVLEQALQWCKMADPSSAHLLVKRVPIEGLNILTSYRCDVMKVGLLRCREEPPKLLQGNRFQERTFQIRNHKLLLLKDRRSIKPEKEWPLKTMRIYIGIRRKLKAPSRWGFTVMSDKHQLFLCCSSEAELWDWVTSFLRAQNDDPGPPVLRRHSSSDISKQKFGTMPLVPIRGDESNSSMLSAKQTLRKLHDRRTLSMYFPMKIQQDSFGERAESPDLPEPLYEEVGDFGLQVLKSLETSFRSSRVAETQEVPDRHTRLVLSESGRLDHVAAAPGVRSVGSSLETLERSGSSSGADCSSLGPPAEGGAGCSSLGPPAEGGMRPGDCTASQELLLQELSSAFIRRSEEEEKLYDV
- the arap3 gene encoding arf-GAP with Rho-GAP domain, ANK repeat and PH domain-containing protein 3 isoform X3, coding for MKPGPDSMLVTMATLDGSSAVETFLASIHLDRYLDTFRRAGLLLARDCVHLDHDALVSLGVAATGHRKRILRLVSLIQRREAQRANQSAGLPCDPSQGGSIATSRRRALAPGSAASLDHRNGPAMKPVPKPRTVFNRRRTAPVQFSTAPDVAAPADRRLSQESICFTVLEGLTSQATPTDGRRPRQVGRTRPGRSLSLSDAAGSVPPVPPRLSRGPAASLTPPPSSAERQPLSSLPGLPGGLDGTRISGSSGSPGGGSMEMVSNEIYWGTNPSSAAPSGGRSYCSQQAAPPTPPRNPDRNQNLDRNSGSTLSNNSSGSARASTDDPEEISPYCEAVFQNRRSPTASESDRSRSDGTEARAEEGRAAEDHGSHKFSWTERLSQAFLSGDAPGFSAVGEAPPPLHCSSFPPEADDDLTISPYASYASLTERAPPIISGCLDKLSPQGNYVFQKRFVKFDGKNLMYFGSEKDVYPKGVIPLAAIQMARPAKDNKFEIVTSHRIFVFRTENETLRRRWVATLQEHVRDHQVFGRRRFGPGSHCQKHGALELKGTKSRVYAAINTDQIWLHKSEQCFRNGIGITVIEARGATIRDGKHRSFDLITPYKTFSFTAESDRDKRDWMEALQEAIAETLSDYEVAEKIWSNRSNRTCADCKAQNPDWASINLCVVICKNCAGQHRGLGTMVSKVQSLKLDTSVWSNEIVQLFIMLGNDRANDFWAARLPVSEELDRDASPEQRRDFITQKYREGRFRRVHPAFSSQEELLKVLCSAVSEQTLLKTVTQIFLEAARLAGDPDDLQQRRQQLSPADPSVYDEIMQPVLHSGFLYKASSLSRGTLSRKTREDFQKFWCSVDRSLVLYESDHSAEPCLQIDAKDIVCLGVGRPDSASNNNGFIDRFRYTFELYVASEKLFLFGLETADELHSWTKAIGQAATPLSCHCLLTREFERVGLLRYRAMLDPQQWKEAYFVLQKSNLFVCPRTDGAAEDIVNLNRLQELSITSESENQEKKDILVLVEKGRTLHLQGVCRSDFSLWLLDIRQAAGGKGNALREQQMSRNDIPIIVDSCIAFITQYGLGHEGIYRKNGAKSRIRLLMDEFRKDARNVKLRIGDHFIEDVTDVLKRFFREIDDPIFMAELHPLWQEAAKLPQKRSRLDRYKEIIRSLPRVNRTTLAALISHLYRVQKCADLNQMCTKNLSLLFAPSLFQTDGKGEHEVKIVEDLIDNYLDVFEIDEDHQTQIELEISLITSWKDTQLSQAGDLIIEVYLEMKIPDCCVTLKVSPTMCAEELTNQVLYMRNVPAGERDVWMTFEAIEDGQLERPLHPKEKVLEQALQWCKMADPSSAHLLVKRVPIEGLNILTSYRCDVMKVGLLRCREEPPKLLQGNRFQERTFQIRNHKLLLLKDRRSIKPEKEWPLKTMRIYIGIRRKLKAPSRWGFTVMSDKHQLFLCCSSEAELWDWVTSFLRAQNDDPGPPVLRRHSSSDISKQKFGTMPLVPIRGDESNSSMLSAKQTLRKLHDRRTLSMYFPMKIQQDSFGERAESPDLPEPLYEEVGDFGLQVLKSLETSFRSSRVAETQEVPDRHTRLVLSESGRLDHVAAAPGVRSVGSSLETLERSGSSSGADCSSLGPPAEGGAGCSSLGPPAEGGMRPGDCTASQELLLQELSSAFIRRSEEEEKLYDV